In Silene latifolia isolate original U9 population chromosome 6, ASM4854445v1, whole genome shotgun sequence, the genomic window ccttgtaccaactttgagccatcccacgCGAGTTGTGGGGAAGACTCGGCACCGGACCTCATCGGGccgttcccataccgacatgtaagactcgaaagcctcggcgtggtcggccgGATCACTTGTCTCCCTTGTATGATAGAGGTGGTAACTTGAGCTTAGTTGCACCGGacgtctaggacgtaggcgttgaggggttgtCGACCGCGATCGAACGacgcgcggcgatcggctcctcgcattcctaatccggctcctctcctcgtagcgggaaggactccttcttcgactcggacttcttctccaactctgctgagtcggactcctctggttcctccggggtaagcctcgttcgtgttgtggggacgctgtcctcccatgagtgcgggaaggacttaggtctaccacgcccactttgggctcccccggcgacttggccGGGTCagcttctcccagtgctccgttcaaatttctcggagttaCGTTTGGGCCCCGGTCTTTCGGGcgttttccgccgctcttgtcggcgtgacgatgtgtgagcgggcgtattactaattaggtccaggaccattttcagtttcgctatgtcaaccacatgtcccatgatggtgactggttggGGTCGCGGCGTGTCCGGCATTATTGGCAtgccgaactccggttggattaccccgccggtggagggctgcatgaCTCCAGAATGGTTGAAGGTGTCATCCTGGTGGAATGGGGTTTCGTCGGCCACGACcgcgtcttgttgttttgacatcttcttagctttttgggtgggtttttgttgttttttttttttgtttgggaatgaatgtgactagcttatagtgtcttccccacagacggcgccaattgttccgggtgtaattccagatcaagtatagttaccacccttggcttgttgaatgatgtcttgagttggattctcctttggtctcaatcgttcctcacggcctctcctgcaacaatggacgaactgagggcttggctttgtgccaagcgtactcactccgacgctcaagtcagtaaacttaagagataagttgttacttggctgaatgtgtattgtagagagataaagaagatattaccagatgaatagtgtatttaggttttgcTGTGTATATCGTTCGGATCCCTTCCttaatgaaggttgaggagtatttataggctttcaccttttgtcgcgtagtggccaagtggctagcaggtggaaagactgatctacccctcggccgaggggcctatggctggccggcggatcctgttggctcgccgccgaggggtcttggatatgagtacgcgggtatatgtcccggctggcaggttaccatgccgagacccagccgACGGGCCGATGGGTCAGACGGCTGGCTAGGTCGCATAAGTCGTTGACgactttgtggatatctttggcCTTGCTCAaccatgttgacttggtcagcggtgcagaatatgccccatcacttataataacacaaattataaagaaataaagaaataaattgtCTTACAAAGTTAGACCGTTAATCATTCATATTATCAATGGACAATGTACTCAAGTTTAACATACAAAAACCCGTCATACAATGATCCGACACGGTAATTACTCCAATTAAATTTTCAACTTCCACATGATATGAGACTGTTTTTTTTTCCCTAACAAAGCACGCACgtagtcgcattacaatagaggAGATACGGAGAAAAAagattacgcatctgaggtaaTTAGTGTAATGTTTTTGAGCATAACatattttttctgagcatattacataatttttgagcaatattatatttttttagtgtaatgttttagtaaatgtgctcaaaaactttatattaaagcagaattcaaaaactttaaaataaaactcagaaaataaacaataagaggtactacctcaaATGTATAGTCTATAAATTGATAGATACGGGATTCAAACTTAAGAGTTAAGACCAATTATCCACAACAACTTCGGCTTAATCATCAATACATGATGTGTGACTATGAGAGTGTAAGTCCGAGTCCAACCATATTGGCGGCGTTGGCCAAATACATTTACACAGTAAGAAGATAAAAGAAGATAGTCAAAGATTAAACTACTGAGTTTGAAAAACTTGTGACTAAAGATTCTCATTATTGCTTACTTCAAACGTTAATCCAATCTAACTCCCAAGTCCCACCTCTAATCCACCCCTGCACCCCTATCATATGAACAATCCAAAATTAGGTGCATTTCTAATCAATACTTCCATCTACTTAATTACTTCATAATTATTACTCATATTCTTTTACTTAAATTTGAATTTTTAaagtatttttaatttttaataaaaaaaaaacttgttactttcactttcacatttctgcttttgtttttgtatttttgttattttttttttctttaaacaaACACTTTCCTACTTCTAGTACTTACTGTTACTGTGGTCCTCTCCTCTATTCAGTTCATCACTTTATTGGGTATGTATGTCTCCTCACCTTCAATCATACACTCAATTCTCATCAATTTAACTTCTTAATTCTCCAAGATTTCAACCACATTGTTTAAATTAATGgatttttcagatttttgggCTTGATTAGGAGATACCCTTTTGAAATCAGGGTCAAATTTGATTCAAGTTTGAaactttgaggtaaatttctcaAGTTTTCttcatttttatgttgttttgaTCTGGGTTTGTATCAATTTTGAGTTTTAAGTTGAAGATCTGCTGTAATGTTCACTCCATCTTAGTCTCTTGAGCCGCTATCTTTGGTACGCACTGGGTAGATACCCTGAGTATATGTGATAGTATACAAGGTCAACTATCCAAGGGTGACATGCTGGAAAATATTACTGtatattttcaaaataatttGGCTTTAGTGTGattttttatgtttaattaaaCAAATTGATGCAATTAATAAAAATCTTAAAAGGGGTTGTGGCCCAAGTGACCCACATTAATGTAAAGTTGTGAGATTTGTTGAATTTCTTTTATGAGGTTTTGACTTGATAATTAATAGATTTGTACACTTTTTTAGCTTTGTATGGTTATTGGCTTATTGCTTTGGTTCTGGATCATCAGATCATCACATTTCTCCAACAGTAGATATATAATTGTGGGGGAAATTTGAGAATGGAACACATTTTTGGTAGATGAAAGTAATTAGGATTAGTTATTAGCCCTAGAAGAAGTTAGTGAATCCTTGACATGTTTAAGAATAATTGTCTGTTTATAGCTGTGTTGTTGTGAACCGGTCTTATCTTCGTCGAGGTTATGGAATTCTGGAATATGAGAAGTTGTCCCAAAGCTGGTTAGCTGTAGCATTAGAGGAAATTGCTTAAGTCCCATTGAAATTGATGAACAGTTCTGGCGAAGCTGAGCATGATGGTTTTTGCTGTGTAGTGTTCTGATAAGCGAGTATGTCGAGGAATACAAGGTGGAAGCTCGAGAAAACTAAGGTTAAAGTTGTATTCCGACTACAATTCAATGCTACACATGTAAGTTCTTGCCTTTTTGTGTTTTTTAACATAGGGAATAGGAGTGGGAACATCTAATTTGACACTCACTTACTCGCCGATGGTACTATCTGTTATGCATGATTGTGCAAGCATTTGTTCTTTTCCCGAACCATTAGTCTATCTATaggaattgttgttttaatttgagGTTTATTGCGATATTTTTGAATTCCTCACATTATAAATAGCATGTCCACTGGATATAGATTGCTGTAAGTCAGTAACACAGTAGATAATAGATGCTACCTGCTGACAAGCTTATGATTCTGAAAAATGAGTTTATGACGCAAAATGAATCGTGATGACATTAGAGTATTAGACATTACTAGGCTAACAGTAATAATCAAGTTGTAATGATCAAGTACTTTAGGCATTGCGAACCGTGAGGTGCTTGAGGAAGCTTCTGATTGTTTAATTTAGGAGTGTCTTGAGAGGTTAATCGTCTTGCTCTGCTTTTTGTAAATGACCGTTACCCTCTTGGTTTCTTTGTATACATGGGTGTCACTTCTTTGGTGTTCTATAACTAATATCCTATGTTAATCGAGAAAAAAACTGATGTTGTAAATTGGCTAAAGCCTAAATGCATGTATCCCTTTCTTGTACAGATCCCACATACTGGATGGAATAATCTGTTCATATCATTCATTCCATCTGATACTGGCAAGGCATCAGCAAAGACTAATAAGGCAAATGTGAGAAACGGGACATGCAAATGGGCAGATCCGATTTATGAAACTACTAGGCTTCTGCAAGACTCTAAAAGCAAGCAATATGAAGAAAAACTTTATAAACTTGTTGTTGCTATGGTAATGACTTTGTTACATTTGCTTAGTAGCACCGTACTcgtaaataatttttttatttttttattttggatACGTTAATTATTTCGTGGTGGTTAGATCACTATATTTATACCGATAAATGGTACAAACTCATTTTCTGCTTATAAATGATTCTCTTTCATTTCTTTCTCGACATTTTTTTGTCAGGGTACATCAAGATCTAGTCTCCTTGGTGAAGCTACCATAAATCTTTCTGACTATGTGGATGCATCAAAGCCAACTGTTGTTATGTTACCTCTTCATGGGTCAGACTCTGGAGCAATCTTACATGTAAATAACCAGAAACTTAATTCTAGTAGAAAATGGTGTTTCCTTGTTTGTCTGAATATTCAGCTTGATTTGAAAAAAATATGATTTCTCAATTCAAGTTAATTGTCATGAATTAGGCAGTGTGTATTATACATCCTAATAACTTTGAAAACTGGTTTCAGGTTACAGTGCAGCTGTTAACTTCGAAAACTGGTTTCAGGTAACATTGTTACTGATTAGAGAGTTAAATTACAATGCCACTATGTGACCCCTTACAAACATGTATCTTTTGCTTGTTCAGGGAGTTTGAGCAGCAGAGAGAGGTCAGTGACAGAGGTTCGCCTGCAAATACTGATCATGTTGGTGGAAAATTATTGACACCAGGGGAAGCAGTTGTATCTCGTGCCGACAAGGTATTGGATTTTCTTGTTAGGCGATAAATAGGAGCGTTTTCATAAAGTTGCTGACATATACAGTGATGGAAACAGATGGTTACAATGTATAATACACACTGCCTAAAAGATTCAAAGCTTAGACACAAATTAGGAAGCTGAGTGATGTCTACTAATTGTTCAAGAATGTAACATCGAAATAATTACCAATGCTAACTCTAGCTTGTATATTCGGTAAGGCTGTATGCACTTGCCCATAATCTATAAATGGTGGTTTCCCTGTACTACCCATTGACTGATACAAAAATATAGATATAACTGATCTCTTTCTGAAGACCATCTAAGACAATAAAAAATGTTGCTAGTTATGCATTTGAAGTGGTTAAACTGCTTAGGTTAGTTATATAAAACCTTCTGAATATCTGGAAGAAGTCACGACTCACGATAATATATTGCCACCTGAACAGTAAGTGTTCTTGAGACTTGTTTGATAGGTGAAGAATGACAATTTTTTTCCCATTCCCTTCCTCTGTGGCTTCTAAGATTGCAAAACTGAATTTCTGAAGATTAACTTGAGTTCACACATATCAATGTAAAATTTGTCATGTTTGACTTACCCTAAAAACTATTTTACATTATCCTTTCTTTTTAATAATTATTGTATATTGTGAGAAATTATTGCTCTAAAGTCAACCTCGGTTAACCACCAAAGTAAAATGGGGATAATATATAGATGAAATGCAGGACGTAGTTTTTATAGCTGACCCCTCAAGCTTTTAAAGATATTATGCAGTGCGCTTATTTTGTTAGTCCATCATATTATATCTCTTATATTTGTAGGGGAACCAACGAGTTAGATTCAAACCAGAGTCTAAGGAGCTTCCCTCACTTGAAGAAGAGACAGGCTTCAGTGAAGGGTATGCTGACTCAGGAGCTGGCTTTGATGGGTCATCCAATACCTCGGAAAGTTTATATGCAGAGAAGCAGGATAATTCTAGTACAAGAGAAATTGACAGTGTCAAGAGCACAACATCCGGGGATTTAGGAGGGTTGTCTACCTCTCAAAGCCCGACAATGGTGCACAATTCAAGTGATTGGATTCACCAATGGGGTGCTGAAAACTCTGTTGAAAGAGATATGACTCTTGTTTACGAAGAAAACAATAGGCTTAGAGTAGCTCTGGAAGCAGCTGACATATCCATCCATGAGCTGAGGCAAGAGATCGTCTCTCTGCAAAATTTTGCTGATGGGTTAAGTGTTGAAACACATAATTTGACCGAACAAATAGCTGTTGAGATATGTTCAGAGCAAAATATGGCGAAAGAAGTTTCTATGCTAAAGTTGGAGTGCTTGAGGTTTAAAAATGATCTTGAACGGGTTAGGAATTTGAAAATGAATCCTCCTGTTATTGGGACAAAACTTAAAGATGAAGACTTGAGTCGGGGATTGCTAAAGGGCCTTAAGGATGTGGAGGATAAGATATGTCAACTTCAGAATAAGGCCTATAATGGGCTAGATGGGAAAGATTTAATCTTTCTGAAGTCAGATCTTGAGGAGATTCGTGGTGCAATTATAGATCTTAGACAAGCAACTATCATAGAAACAAGTTCAACGACAACTGATCATGCCATATCAGATACCGGTCTAGGTGTGGAATTGTGTCATCCAGAAGGTGTACTTTTACCTGGGCTTCTGACTTCTGGGACCCGCTGTGTGGATGTTAGTAATGAAATGCAAGGAGAAATTTTTAAACTACTAAGGGAGTTGGATGAGTCGAAAGCCGATCGGGAGAACCTTGTACAAAAAatggatcaaatggaatgttattATGAAGCACTTATTCAAGAGCTAGAGGTAAACCAGAAGCAAATACTTGGTGAACTCCAGAATCTCAGACATGAACATTCTTCTTGCATTTATACTGTATCATCCACTAAAGCTCAGATGGAGGCCATGCATCAGGAAATGAACAATGAAATTTTGCGATTTGCCGAGGAACGATGCAGTTTAGATGCCCTTAACAAAGAGCTGGAAAGACGAGCTTCTAATTCGGAAGCTGCATTGAGAAGGGCAAGATTAAATTACTCGGTTGCCGTAAATCAGTTACAGAAGGATCTCGAAGTTCTTTCTTTGCAGGTCGTCTCAATGTACGAGACAAATGAAAACGTCATTCGGAAAGCTCTTTCAGAAGCTTCCCTACCATTCCTTCAAGATTGTGAAGAGAATGAGATAACTGCCGATGTTGGCAAAACTATGGAATCTCCAATTTGTAAAATTGTTCAGAGAAATCATCATTTGGGGTCTGATAAATTGTTGGAGGACTTAAAGAACTCGCTCGCATTACAGGAAGACTTGTACAAGAAAATGCAGGAAGAACTTTCTGAAATGCATCTTGCAAACTTGAATCTGGATGTTTACTCAGTGACACTTCATCAAGCTTTACTGGAAGCTGGTTTCGATAGTAGAACAAAGATGCATGATATTATAGAGAAGTTGGAACTCTCTATTTCCAGAAGTTCTGATCTTGCTTTAGAGAATCAAAAATTGGAAGCCAAGTTAAGGAGGATCAGTGATGAGAAGTGTACTCTTAGTCAGAGAATTGGAGAATTAGAATCTCTGATGACTGAATATAAAGAGTATAAATCCAATTATGAAATTTGTGATGGTGAAAAGGCACTATTGGCAAAACAACTCGAGGAAGCTGCCACAGATAAACATCTTCTTTCAAATGAAGTTTCCTTGTTGCAGGAAGAAGTGATGACCATGAAGGTCAAAGTCATTGAAAATGAGAAGTTGCAGAAATTGGTGAGTTATATGCGAGGAAATCTGGATAATCTACTGGCATATGGTGATGAACAAGTCAATGTTTTGCTTAAAGACGAACAAACAGATTGCGAGGAATTCACGAGTGTTATCACGAGCTTGGGGGAGTGTCTACAAAACTTCCATGGTAAGATCTTCCAACTTAAGGAAGAGAAGGCAAATCTTGTGAATGAACGAGATGTTGCTAGTGTGTCTTTTGCCAGTGCATTGAATGCATCTAgtgctcttgtggagaagcttcAAACTGACATTGAGGCTGTGAATAACAAGCTCCAGGTTAGTTTCAAAGCCGAGGAAAAATATACTCAAATTACCAGGGATCTTTTGTCTGATTTCACTAAGATGGAAGATTCATTAAAAGAGCTCACTTTGGAAAATAGGGATCTCAAAGACAAAATAATGCTTTTTGGAAGCGTATCTGATGAATTAGAAGGCTATAAAGTCATGCTAGATGAACTAAAACAGGAAAATTTCAATCTAACAGAATCACTAAAATACAAGGTCAATGAATGCGATATGCTTACCAAGGAGCATGATTGTTTAAAAGAAAATGTGGAAAGCCTGAAGGATGAGATGACTCTTGTGAGAGGAGTAAAAGACCAACTTGATGCCGA contains:
- the LOC141586828 gene encoding uncharacterized protein LOC141586828 isoform X2; translation: MSRNTRWKLEKTKVKVVFRLQFNATHIPHTGWNNLFISFIPSDTGKASAKTNKANVRNGTCKWADPIYETTRLLQDSKSKQYEEKLYKLVVAMGTSRSSLLGEATINLSDYVDASKPTVVMLPLHGSDSGAILHVTVQLLTSKTGFREFEQQREVSDRGSPANTDHVGGKLLTPGEAVVSRADKGNQRVRFKPESKELPSLEEETGFSEGYADSGAGFDGSSNTSESLYAEKQDNSSTREIDSVKSTTSGDLGGLSTSQSPTMVHNSSDWIHQWGAENSVERDMTLVYEENNRLRVALEAADISIHELRQEIVSLQNFADGLSVETHNLTEQIAVEICSEQNMAKEVSMLKLECLRFKNDLERVRNLKMNPPVIGTKLKDEDLSRGLLKGLKDVEDKICQLQNKAYNGLDGKDLIFLKSDLEEIRGAIIDLRQATIIETSSTTTDHAISDTGLGVELCHPEGVLLPGLLTSGTRCVDVSNEMQGEIFKLLRELDESKADRENLVQKMDQMECYYEALIQELEVNQKQILGELQNLRHEHSSCIYTVSSTKAQMEAMHQEMNNEILRFAEERCSLDALNKELERRASNSEAALRRARLNYSVAVNQLQKDLEVLSLQVVSMYETNENVIRKALSEASLPFLQDCEENEITADVGKTMESPICKIVQRNHHLGSDKLLEDLKNSLALQEDLYKKMQEELSEMHLANLNLDVYSVTLHQALLEAGFDSRTKMHDIIEKLELSISRSSDLALENQKLEAKLRRISDEKCTLSQRIGELESLMTEYKEYKSNYEICDGEKALLAKQLEEAATDKHLLSNEVSLLQEEVMTMKVKVIENEKLQKLVSYMRGNLDNLLAYGDEQVNVLLKDEQTDCEEFTSVITSLGECLQNFHGKIFQLKEEKANLVNERDVASVSFASALNASSALVEKLQTDIEAVNNKLQVSFKAEEKYTQITRDLLSDFTKMEDSLKELTLENRDLKDKIMLFGSVSDELEGYKVMLDELKQENFNLTESLKYKVNECDMLTKEHDCLKENVESLKDEMTLVRGVKDQLDAEIMNLNCQLKEKDEKLGQHDQQESDINHLKQRLDEALETGFSTNLELQLTEIHGLLIAEDVVQTVAVTQYKLHVQDLLLQLEDLHQNLDEVDRRNLDLASRLSNCLADKENYAEENAYLLSDLSSLKFNLEHKIALIQALETSNRSMAVELEEHKFETKELNCLLKTSQNEIENLIFSKEEQEIRFLVMQTTVDEMSAHMISHGECREEQEMLHKKCSDLTRKLSEQTLKAEEFKNLSIHLKELKDKAEADHLRAREKRESEGSSVASQDSLRIAFIKEQYETKLQEIRQQLSISKKHGEEMLWKLQNALEELENKKKCEASQLKRIEEFMLRITELEAELQLVVSDNREKFMAYEQLKAELDCSVMSLDCVKEEKHQLMVSLQECNDYKRKLADEVENLKASMRREEVSLLNTVEASEDGVMSNSSNNQASHLAYSKNLKLDEQDERETIPGAAQETMVTEATEELKDLRYNENDVENNRDLLNDQLKPQFLLSSIERLQKELERMKSENTHLPGDGDPNELAEDALHRDQAQLEKVSEELENISSLYNESSRSGNSMERVLALELELAEVLRAKKKPSVQFQSSFLKLHRDEAAVFQSFRDINELIKDMLEMKERHVAMETELKDMHDRYSQLSLHFAEVEGERQKLTMMLKNVRPSKRLFSWSPTSSHEELSS
- the LOC141586828 gene encoding uncharacterized protein LOC141586828 isoform X1, translated to MSRNTRWKLEKTKVKVVFRLQFNATHIPHTGWNNLFISFIPSDTGKASAKTNKANVRNGTCKWADPIYETTRLLQDSKSKQYEEKLYKLVVAMGTSRSSLLGEATINLSDYVDASKPTVVMLPLHGSDSGAILHVTVQLLTSKTGFREFEQQREVSDRGSPANTDHVGGKLLTPGEAVVSRADKGNQRVRFKPESKELPSLEEETGFSEGYADSGAGFDGSSNTSESLYAEKQDNSSTREIDSVKSTTSGDLGGLSTSQSPTMVHNSSDWIHQWGAENSVERDMTLVYEENNRLRVALEAADISIHELRQEIVSLQNFADGLSVETHNLTEQIAVEICSEQNMAKEVSMLKLECLRFKNDLERVRNLKMNPPVIGTKLKDEDLSRGLLKGLKDVEDKICQLQNKAYNGLDGKDLIFLKSDLEEIRGAIIDLRQATIIETSSTTTDHAISDTGLGVELCHPEGVLLPGLLTSGTRCVDVSNEMQGEIFKLLRELDESKADRENLVQKMDQMECYYEALIQELEVNQKQILGELQNLRHEHSSCIYTVSSTKAQMEAMHQEMNNEILRFAEERCSLDALNKELERRASNSEAALRRARLNYSVAVNQLQKDLEVLSLQVVSMYETNENVIRKALSEASLPFLQDCEENEITADVGKTMESPICKIVQRNHHLGSDKLLEDLKNSLALQEDLYKKMQEELSEMHLANLNLDVYSVTLHQALLEAGFDSRTKMHDIIEKLELSISRSSDLALENQKLEAKLRRISDEKCTLSQRIGELESLMTEYKEYKSNYEICDGEKALLAKQLEEAATDKHLLSNEVSLLQEEVMTMKVKVIENEKLQKLVSYMRGNLDNLLAYGDEQVNVLLKDEQTDCEEFTSVITSLGECLQNFHGKIFQLKEEKANLVNERDVASVSFASALNASSALVEKLQTDIEAVNNKLQVSFKAEEKYTQITRDLLSDFTKMEDSLKELTLENRDLKDKIMLFGSVSDELEGYKVMLDELKQENFNLTESLKYKVNECDMLTKEHDCLKENVESLKDEMTLVRGVKDQLDAEIMNLNCQLKEKDEKLGQHDQQESDINHLKQRLDEALETGFSTNLELQLTEIHGLLIAEDVVQTVAVTQYKLHVQDLLLQLEDLHQNLDEVDRRNLDLASRLSNCLADKENYAEENAYLLSDLSSLKFNLEHKIALIQALETSNRSMAVELEEHKFETKELNCLLKTSQNEIENLIFSKEEQEIRFLVMQTTVDEMSAHMISHGECREEQEMLHKKCSDLTRKLSEQTLKAEEFKNLSIHLKELKDKAEADHLRAREKRESEGSSVASQDSLRIAFIKEQYETKLQEIRQQLSISKKHGEEMLWKLQNALEELENKKKCEASQLKRIEEFMLRITELEAELQLVVSDNREKFMAYEQLKAELDCSVMSLDCVKEEKHQLMVSLQECNDYKRKLADEVENLKASMRREEVSLLNTVEASEDGVMSNSSNNQASHLAYSKNLKLDEQDERETIPGAAQQETMVTEATEELKDLRYNENDVENNRDLLNDQLKPQFLLSSIERLQKELERMKSENTHLPGDGDPNELAEDALHRDQAQLEKVSEELENISSLYNESSRSGNSMERVLALELELAEVLRAKKKPSVQFQSSFLKLHRDEAAVFQSFRDINELIKDMLEMKERHVAMETELKDMHDRYSQLSLHFAEVEGERQKLTMMLKNVRPSKRLFSWSPTSSHEELSS